CATATAACGACATGCCTTGTATTAGCTGTAACCACTTAGTCCCTGCCCTGCAAGATATTTAGATACCTTTCAAATGATCGGAAACAGCAAAAGGCCACTACACGAACTATATTTATCCACAAAAAATTTGTATAATAAATATTTAATTACTTTTAAAATACACCAAGGCACGCAGCAGTCATGCTGCCCTGCAACGGTGACGGCTCCGCGTCAGGCGCATGTACGATCTGACATTTGCATTTCTGTTACTTGCAGCCCGTAAACGGGCTTCCTGGGTACGGGAGACTCAGTTGATCCCCGAGTTTATCTCGATCCAGCTGTTTCTTTATGTAATCTTGTATCTTAGCCGTATTTTTGCCTACTGTATCTACATAAAAGCCACGGCACCAAAACTCACGGCTACGGTATTTAAATTTGAGATCGCCGAATTGCTCATAGAGCATCAAACTACTTTTACCTTTTAAGTACCCCATAAAACTCGATACGCTTATTTTCGGGGGTATCTCAAGCAGCATGCGGATATAGTCAGGGCAGCATTCTGCTTCTAGTATTTTTACATCTTTCCACTCACACAGCTTACGTAAAATATCCCCTACTGCCCGCCTTTTCTCACCATAGAACACTTGTCTACGATATTTGGGGGCAAAGACGATGTGATATTTACAGTTCCACTTTGTGTGAGCTAAACTTTTTGCGTCACCCATTGTGACCTCCTTTTGATTTGTTTCGTTTGCAGTTGCCAGACCGCAAGTCGTTGTAACAAATCAAAAGGAGTTTTGCTGACATGCTTAAAGCTTTAAGCTTCACGGAACCCCCCGCCTAGCGGGGGGTTTTCTACATACAAAAAAGGCCCCGAAAAAAATTCGAAGCCTTTGCAAAAAAAAACCTGTTCGCTTTTGCGCACCGAGCGCAGTCTTATTTACCGAACCAGCACTTGGGGTAGGTGCATGTATGGCATGCCAGGCAGTAGCCGCCCTCGCCCATGCGGGCCGCCTCGGCGCGGGTCAAGCCACGGCCTGCCAGCATGTGCGGCAACACCAGATCAAGGAAGGTTGTTTTAAAATACAGGGCGCAGGCGGGCACGCCCAGTACCTGCATATCCCCCTGCGGGCCGGGTATGCGGCCCATGAGACTCATGGTGCCGGGCAGGATGGGCACGCCGTGCAGCACGTCTGTCAGGCCAGCTTCCACAAGGGCCTGACGGGTCACGTCGTCCGGGTCAACGGAAAGCCCGCCCGTGGTGATCAGCAGGTCGGCCCCGGCCTCGCGCATGGCGGCCACGGAGGCCTGCATCATGGCTTTGTCGTCCGGTACGATGTCGGTGCGCACCACTGTGCAGTCCAGCATGCTGACCTTGGCGGTGATGACAGGAATGAACTTGTCTTCAATAATCCCCTGAAAAACTTCGGTTCCGGTCACAAGAATGCCCACGCGGGCCTTGCGCAGGGGCAATACGCGGAACAAAGGCCCGCCTTCCAGCGCCTCAAGCGCCTGACCAAGCCGCTCACGCGTGATATGGAGCGGGATGGCGCGGGTGCCGCAAAGCGGGCCGCCCTGCTTGACCAGGGTTCCATCCTGACGCGAGGCCACCATGACCTCGGGCACCAGATTGAACCGCGTCATGCGCTCCACATCCACACAGAAAAGCCCGTTACAGGCAGCCTTGAAATCTATCTTGCCTTCATGGGGCGGCAGTTCGTAGGTAACGCCTTCGCCAGCCATGCGGCGCGCAAAAATTTCCGCCACTTCATTTTCGTGCACCAGAGCACGAGGATCATCAGGGGATACCTGCACGCTGACCGGGGCGTCATCATCTGTAATGGCCACATGGAAGCGGCCCATCTGCTGCAAGCGGCAGATATCACCTACAGAAATACGCTGTCCGGCCTTGAATTCCGGCCCCTTGAACTGGCCGGGATCAATGCGGGTCATGTCGTGAGCCACGGTCTTGCCCACGGCTTCTTCCACAGGTACAACACGAACCCCCGTTGTGGCCTTGTGGTGTTCTGCGGCAAGGGCCTGACAATCTTCCTTAAGTTCCCGCCGCGCCAGCACATAGGGGGCCTCGCCCTGACAGCCACGGCATACGGGGCCGTCTTCCACCGGGTAGGCCTCGCCGCACACAGGGCAGCACAAAATGCGTGTCATGTGCTTGTGCCCCATAAACCGCCGCTTGACCGTGATGGGCTCCACCTTGCAGATGCTGTCGCCCGCAGCTTCAATTTCTGATTCCAGCAGGGCGATATCCTGATCTTTTTTGGCCTTTTCCTTAAAGAACCAGGCCTTGAGTTCGGGATAGGCGGCCATCTTCACCGGATCCAGGCTCACGCGCACACCCTCGCCCGTGTGCTTGTCAAACAGCGAAACTGCGTAGCGGCCCAGATTGTGAATCTTCATCCAGTTGTTGCCGATACTGCACAAGGTGAGCAACTGCACCGCGTCAGGCAGACACTTGCCCGATTCCACCACGGCCTCAAACAGTGTGCCCTCGGGCAGATGGCGCTTGGCAAGCTCCACCATATAACCGCCCACAAGCAGGCCCGGTGCGGCATAGCCGTGAAAATTCTCGGCAAGGCGATGAAATTCCTTAAACGTATAAGCCCCAATATCCATGTTTGCTCCAAATCACCGCAGCGGGCTGAACAAAGCCATTGCTCCGGCAGTGTTTTCACGCGCGTTTTCTCCGCTCGCCCGGGCAGACGCGCAGCCGCGCCGGGTAGCAAATATAGGTTGGCGGCAATTCAGATTCCGCCGGATAATCACGATTACTTATATGACCGTGAACTGGCAAAAAGAGACTAATGGGAAGCGCCCAGAATATCCAGCGCCCTTTGAAGGTCAGCGGGGCGGTTCAGATTGAAAAACGGACGGGCTTCTTCCGGGCCATAGGGCAAACGGCACTGCCGCTCGAGCGGCACGACCCTGTTGAGCCTGCCGCCGTGGAAGGCCAGCGAATCTTCAAACCATGGCAGCGCCGTTGTTTCGTATACGGCGGAAAGAGCCTCGGGTCTGCCGCTGACCACATCCATATAAAGCGTGGCAAGAGTGTCAGCCGGGGCGGCATCGCGGGCGGCAAGCAGTTTGCGCAAGGTGAGCGCATCCATAAAGGGCATGTCGCAAGAGAGCGCCAGCACGGCAGAAAATCCCTGCGCCTGCGCCGTGCGCAGGGCCGCAACCACCCCCGCTACGGGGCCGCAGTCGGTTTTTTCATCAAAAATACACTGATACCCGGCTCGGGGAAGCCCCGGCCTGCACGACACCCAGCACTGCGGCAGCAAGGCGGCCAGCAGCGTGTGCGTACGGGCCAGCAGATCGGGGCTGTCCGAGCCATAGACCCGCAGCAGCGCCTTGTCGCGGCCCATGCGCGAGGAAAGCCCCCCCGCCAGCACAACGCCTGCCACGCGGCCCCGCAATGTATCCATCATGCCTCCTGCCCGGCCAATTGTTCCGCCCTATGATGCTGCACGTTTGTGTTCTGCGTGCAAAGGGCAATGCGCTGCGGGGCTGAACGCTTTGGTCTTTTTGCACCCCGCAGGCCCCTGTGATAGGGTTTGGCGATGATGCACCAACAGCCCCCCGCACCGCAAGCCTGCATGAGCGAGTCGGAAATCATTGATTTCCGCTCTGCACCAGTGCAGCGCAAGGCCGTCAGCCTTGCCGCGCACTGCGCATCTGAAATGGAACTCATTGAAAAAACTTTTATCTTTGTGCGCGATAGCATTGCCCACTCGGTGGATTGCGGCGGCACTGCTGTTACGTGCAGCGCATCGGAAGTTCTGCATGTGGGGCAGGGGCTGTGTTATGCCAAGGCGCATCTTCTGGCGGCATTGCTGCGCGCCAACGGTATTGCCGCAGGATTCTGCTACCAGTTGCTGGGATTTGAAGACGAGCACGATCCCCACCGGGTGCTGCACGGCCTTAATGCCGTATGGATCAGCGAGCAGCAGGTCTGGCGGCGGTTGGACGCGAGGGGCAACAAGCCCGGCGTTGACGCGCAGTTTTTGCCAAACGGCCCGGAGCAACTGGCCTTTACTGTGCATCCGCAATGCGGCGAAGTGGACTACCCCCATATTTTTGCAGAGCCGGATCCCGGCGTGATTCTGGCCCTGCGCAGCCACTGCACTATGGCCCAACTGCTGCCCCGTCTGCCGCAACAGCTTGCCTGCTCTGTTTGACGCTCCACCGCCCCCCGCACATCCTGCGCCTCCTGCTTGCAGCTTCCCGGCCATCCATGTTCCATACTGCAACTACGTCAGCTGCTTGCGGCCAATCAGCCCCCGAGGCACGTTGTGCCGCAGGTCAGCATCTGCTATGCTCTGCCCCGCCGCAGGTCAAAGGCCTCGGCGCGAAAGCCTTCCCGGCAACGGCCCGCCATGCGGGCAACACAGCCGCAACGGAGAACGCATGGGGCAGGACATTTTCGACCTTATCATAGTACTTATACTGGTATTTTTTGGCACACGGGGCTTTATCCACGGTTTTGTGGGCGAAGTTGCCGGGCTTATTTCGCTGCTGGGCGGCTTCTGGGCCGCGCACCATTACCATCCGCTGCTTGCGCCGCGCCTCACGCTCATCACTGATCCCTCATGGCGCATCATTGCGGCATACGTGCTCATTTTTCTGGGCGTCATCATTTCGGTGGCCATTATTGCGCGCATCCTGCAAAAAATACTTTCCTTCTCCTTTGTGTCGTGGGCAGACAAACTGGCTGGCGGCATGCTCGGCCTTGCCAAGGGCGTTCTGCTCTGCTCGCTGGCCCTGCTGTTTCTACAAAAATTTTTCGCGGGCGCGCCCTTTATGCAGCATTCGCGCGCACTGCCCTACTTCAACGCGCTCATGACCCAGGTACACGGCTGGCTGCCGCCTGACCTCACCGCCCGCCTGGGCATTTAACTGCCAGAATTACCAAGGAAACACGCCATCATGGAAAAGACCGCCCTCGAAGAATTGCAGCTCATCATCGACAAACTCACCGCTCCCGACGGCTGCCCCTGGGATAAGGAACAGACCCCCGAAAGCCTTGCCGAATACGTCATTGAAGAGAGCCACGAGCTTGTGAGCGCCATCCGCTCCGGCAATGTGGCCGACATCCGCGAAGAACTGGGCGATGTGGCCTTTTTGCTGCTTTTTGTGGCGCGCCTGTATGAAAAGCAGGGGCAGTTCAACCTTGATGATGCCCTCAACAACAACAGGGCCAAGATGATCCGCCGCCACCCCCACGTGTTCAGCAACACGGTTTTTGACAGCCTTGAAGAACAGCTCAAGGCCTGGGAAAAAATCAAGCGCGCCGAGCATACTGATGACGAAGGCAAGCCCAAGGGCCTGTTTGACAGCCTGCCCGAGAGCCTGCCCCCCCTTGCCAAGGCCTACCGCATCAATTCCAAGGCGGCCCGCGTGGGCTTTACCTGGCAGGAAGATGAAGAGGTGGAACAACAGGTGGAAGCCGAATGGCTGGAATGGCTGGACGCCTCCGCTGGCGGCGATCAGGATGCCCAAAAACACGAACTGGGCGATTTGCTGTTCAGCATTGCAGAGCTTGGCCGCCGCAAGGGCATCAAGGCCAGCGAAGCTCTGGACTACGCCAACCGCCGCTTTCTCAAACGCTTTGCCCGCATGGAAGAAATCGCCCGCGAGCAGAACATTGATTTCTCTGCCCTGAGCCTTGATGAAAAGGACGAGCTGTGGAACACAGCCAAGGCCGAGGAAACCGCGGCAAAGGCCTGATGGTCGCAACCATGCGTGTCCAGCCATTGCGAAAAAACCAGAGGCGGCCCATGCCGCTGACCGCCGGGCTTGCGGCCCGATTGCCCCTGCTGGCCGTGCTTGTGGCGGCTCTGGTGGCCGGCTTGTGCCTCGCGGCCTGCACAAAGCACAACGGCACGGCAACGTCCCTGCGCCGCGAGCAACCAACAGGAAGCGCATCCCTGCTGCCGCGCGCCGATCCGGGGTATCTGCAATGGCTTGAGCGCCAGTCCATGCTCGGCTCCACACAGGAACTGACAGGGCAGGTTTCCGGCACGGATCTTATCTGGCGCAACAGCGCCTCGGCGCGGCGTGTGCCCCTGCTGCTTACCGCCGCGCCCAACTGGTTTGACGTGAACCCGCACAGCCTCGGCGCCGGGCAGCCAGCCCTGCGGGCGCTGGCCCAACCCGGCGTGGACGCCTTTTGGGCGCAGGCGGGCTTTGGCGGACTTTTTCTGGCGCCTTTGGGTGAAAAGGGCGACATCTGGAGCGCCCACGCGGCTTCCGCACTGCCTGATGCAGCTTCCGAGGCGGGCGACAATGTCACCGCCCTGCGGCCAGACCCATCACTCGGCACCGGCGAGGATTTTTCGCGTCTGACCGCAAAACTTGATCAGGCGCAGATGCAGATTGGCGGCGAACTCCCCCCCGCCGCCACGGGTCTGGGGCCGGATTTTATTCTTCAGGCACGGCGGGCCTCGCGCTTTGACGGCCTGTATGCCATGATGTCTGTGCCGCAGAAGAATTGGGATATTTTGCCAGCCACCGCTGGCGAATGGGACTGTCTGCCCCTGCGCCAGACCGCCGTGGCGGAATTGCGCAAACGGGGCGTTGTTCCTGATCAGTTACGGCGCGACACCCTTGACTGGGCAACGCCCGGCGGATGGGCCGTCACCGGCGAAGTACGCGGCGCGGATGGCCAGGTGCGGCGCTGGGTCTACCGCTACAGCGGCAATGCCCTGCGGCCCGTGCTCCTGTGGCAGGATCCTTCCGGTCAGGCCCGACGGGTATTTTCCGCCGCTGTTATCCAGCACACGGGTTTGCAGCAGCAAACACTTGCGGGCATCCGGCTGGAGGCCCTCATGGGGCTGGACGCGCAAGTCGAAGGCCAGGGCGGGGGCAGAACAGACCCTTCGGCTCTGGTTCCGGGGCTTGAAGCCCTGGAATCCCTGGCGGGCGAGGTGCACCGCTACGGCGGATGGGCGGTGCAGGACGATGTGCTGCCCCCATCGCTGACCAAGGCGGTGCTTGCCACAGCCGTAGATTTCAGCCGGGACAGCATTACCCCGGCGGCCGCAGGATACGCCTTGCTGAGCGGCGATGCCGCGCCCCTGGGCGCACTGCTCAAGGCCTCGCTCGCGGCGGGCGTTGACCACAGCCGCCTTGCGCGTGGACTGCGTGACAGGCAATATGTTGACTGGCGTCCCCTGCTGGATCTGCCGGACGGTCAGGCTCTTGTGCGCCGCGCGCAATCCCTTGCCAAGGGAGCACCAGAGGCCTCGGGCTTGCCCGTCACCCAGGCGGAACTGGCAGCTCGCGCCCTTGGGCTTGACGCTGCAAGCGCCGTGCGCCCCGACCACGCACAGGCCATGGAATCCGCCTGCCTGCTCCTGCTGGGCTGGCGCATTGGCTTGCCGGGTCTGACATTTTTAAGCCCGCAGGATATTACGGGTGCGCTGGGGCTGCCGCAGGGTTCGGGCAAGGGCGCGTCCAGCGCTGGCAGCGTGCCCCTGTGGGGGGTCACAAACCTGCCCGGCGGGCAAAGCCCCGCCCCATTGGCATTTGGCCCGCTGGACATGCAGTGGAGCAGGGAAACAAGTTTTGCCAGACAGATTGCCCGCCTGTTGCAGGCCAGACGCGCCACCGGGCTTGCCTCTGGCCGCCTTGTGCAGGTGGTAAACGGCCCCGCAGGCTGCGTGGCGACCCTGAGTTCCCTGCCGGGCGGCGGCTACTGGCTGCTGGCGGCAAATTTTTCTGAACGAAAACAGCACCTTGCCTGCCCTCTGCCCGCTGGCGCGCAAGGCCCCGCGCGTGATGTGCTGAGCGGCCAGAGCCTGCCCACGGGGCGCGCCGTAGAAATTGACCTCGATGCCCGCCAGGCGCGACATCTTCTGCTTGGCGAGCCGAAAACGCATGAAGGAGTGATGCCATGACCCAGAACAGCGCCCAGAATCCTGAAGACCAGGCTGCCTGTCAGTCTGGGGGCCAGCAGACCAGCGCGGAAGGGGCACACCCCCAGTCCGAAGTGCAAGCTGCCAAGGCAGTTTCCCAGCCATCTGCATCGGCTCCCGAACCTTCGGGCGCGGCACAGGCCGCTGCGAGCGCCGCATCGCAGGCCGAGGGCGCAACCCCCAAGGCTTCCCGTCCGGTGACGATCTCGGCCAAGGGATTCAGGGGAATGTTCGGCAACTCCGGCAAGGAAGGCAAACCCGCTGCCTCAGCAAAACCGGCAGAATCCGCTCCTCAGCCAGCAGCTCCCGGCTTTGCCGACAAGATTTTTGACGCAGCCAGCCTTGTTGGGCCGCTTGCGCTCCTGCTCATCATGCTGGCTCAGGCATGGCCCGCCTTTATGGGGCACAGCCTGTACTGTCCGCGTGAAGCCGCAGGCATATTGGCCTTTACCCAAACTGCGCAAAGCGGCATGTGGCTTGCCCCGGCTGGCGACGGTCTTTCGCAATGGCCCGTATTTTTCTGGTTTTTGCGCGGCATTGAAGCCCTGCTCACCAAGGCCGCGCCTCAGTTTGCCCATCTGCTCTTTCCCCTGGCCGCGATGGCCGGAAC
This region of Desulfovibrio sp. genomic DNA includes:
- the tnpA gene encoding IS200/IS605 family transposase, translating into MGDAKSLAHTKWNCKYHIVFAPKYRRQVFYGEKRRAVGDILRKLCEWKDVKILEAECCPDYIRMLLEIPPKISVSSFMGYLKGKSSLMLYEQFGDLKFKYRSREFWCRGFYVDTVGKNTAKIQDYIKKQLDRDKLGDQLSLPYPGSPFTGCK
- a CDS encoding FmdE family protein, translating into MDIGAYTFKEFHRLAENFHGYAAPGLLVGGYMVELAKRHLPEGTLFEAVVESGKCLPDAVQLLTLCSIGNNWMKIHNLGRYAVSLFDKHTGEGVRVSLDPVKMAAYPELKAWFFKEKAKKDQDIALLESEIEAAGDSICKVEPITVKRRFMGHKHMTRILCCPVCGEAYPVEDGPVCRGCQGEAPYVLARRELKEDCQALAAEHHKATTGVRVVPVEEAVGKTVAHDMTRIDPGQFKGPEFKAGQRISVGDICRLQQMGRFHVAITDDDAPVSVQVSPDDPRALVHENEVAEIFARRMAGEGVTYELPPHEGKIDFKAACNGLFCVDVERMTRFNLVPEVMVASRQDGTLVKQGGPLCGTRAIPLHITRERLGQALEALEGGPLFRVLPLRKARVGILVTGTEVFQGIIEDKFIPVITAKVSMLDCTVVRTDIVPDDKAMMQASVAAMREAGADLLITTGGLSVDPDDVTRQALVEAGLTDVLHGVPILPGTMSLMGRIPGPQGDMQVLGVPACALYFKTTFLDLVLPHMLAGRGLTRAEAARMGEGGYCLACHTCTYPKCWFGK
- a CDS encoding molybdenum cofactor guanylyltransferase; translated protein: MDTLRGRVAGVVLAGGLSSRMGRDKALLRVYGSDSPDLLARTHTLLAALLPQCWVSCRPGLPRAGYQCIFDEKTDCGPVAGVVAALRTAQAQGFSAVLALSCDMPFMDALTLRKLLAARDAAPADTLATLYMDVVSGRPEALSAVYETTALPWFEDSLAFHGGRLNRVVPLERQCRLPYGPEEARPFFNLNRPADLQRALDILGASH
- a CDS encoding transglutaminase domain-containing protein; this encodes MSESEIIDFRSAPVQRKAVSLAAHCASEMELIEKTFIFVRDSIAHSVDCGGTAVTCSASEVLHVGQGLCYAKAHLLAALLRANGIAAGFCYQLLGFEDEHDPHRVLHGLNAVWISEQQVWRRLDARGNKPGVDAQFLPNGPEQLAFTVHPQCGEVDYPHIFAEPDPGVILALRSHCTMAQLLPRLPQQLACSV
- a CDS encoding CvpA family protein; the protein is MGQDIFDLIIVLILVFFGTRGFIHGFVGEVAGLISLLGGFWAAHHYHPLLAPRLTLITDPSWRIIAAYVLIFLGVIISVAIIARILQKILSFSFVSWADKLAGGMLGLAKGVLLCSLALLFLQKFFAGAPFMQHSRALPYFNALMTQVHGWLPPDLTARLGI
- the mazG gene encoding nucleoside triphosphate pyrophosphohydrolase gives rise to the protein MEKTALEELQLIIDKLTAPDGCPWDKEQTPESLAEYVIEESHELVSAIRSGNVADIREELGDVAFLLLFVARLYEKQGQFNLDDALNNNRAKMIRRHPHVFSNTVFDSLEEQLKAWEKIKRAEHTDDEGKPKGLFDSLPESLPPLAKAYRINSKAARVGFTWQEDEEVEQQVEAEWLEWLDASAGGDQDAQKHELGDLLFSIAELGRRKGIKASEALDYANRRFLKRFARMEEIAREQNIDFSALSLDEKDELWNTAKAEETAAKA